Part of the Sulfuriflexus mobilis genome is shown below.
TATAGAGATGTTTGATGATGCCGAGGATATTGAAGTCGGCCGCCAGTTCCACGCCGCCAGCCCGGATGGCCAACCCGTCGTCGTCACGGTTACCGCCGTCGAAGACGGTAACGTCACCGTTGATGGTAATCACCCGCTGGCAGGTGTCACTCTGTTTTTCGAAGTCAAGGTGATGGATATCCGTGACGCCTCGGAAGAAGAGATCGCCCATGGCCACGTGCATGGCCCGGACGGTCATCACCATTAAACTGCTTACTGTACGTCGTTAAAGATCGAGCGCAGGTCGTTCTCCCATCGTTTGAGTATGTCCGCAATATTCGTATTGCGGACAAAACTCGCGTACTGCACGGGGTTTGCTGCCACTAACATCGTCTCCTGGCCTTCGGCAAAGATGGCGATCTTCAGGGGCAGATAGGGGATCAATTCCGGTTCGGCAAACTTGATGGCATTGACCTCACTGGGCTTGCCAAAGAAGACGATCCGGTACTTGTCCGTCTTGTAACCCGACTTGGTCAGACCGATATCAACGCGTTGTACCCGGCTGACGATATAGCCATGCTCGACAATCGAACCCTGTAAGGCCAGCATCGCCTCCGGGAAGGTCTGCTTGGAGCGGAACATCAGCAGGTCTTCGGCATAGGCAGGGCCCGCCAACCATGAACAAACGAGCAGGCCAATTAATAATAAGCGTTTCATAGTGTGGCCTCCTCAAGGATATTTTTGTAAATAGCCGTCATTTCATCACAGGCCTTATCCAGCTCAGTATTGTTGTACAAGGCGCTCATATGGCGTGGGTTGATCGACATGACCTTGACCTTGCCCTCACGTTCTACAACCGTGACCCGACAGGGCAGGAAGATGCCGACACGTGGGTCCAGTGCCAAGACACTATTTAACAGACCGAAGTTACAGAAATAGATAACTACCTCCTTCTGTGACTCCTTGCCCTCCTTTGCCAGACCCTTGTCAAATGGCTGAGTGAGGATAATGCGATAATTGGCCGCTACCGCCGCCGCCTTGACATTATTGACGGTGGTCTCCAAATCGTAGGGTGAGTCCTGCACCAGTACTGCCTGCTCCTTATCATTATTAATTGAGATACTGCTAATCTCACTGCGCTCAAAATGGCGAACATGGGTGACGATGTCATTAATGTCCGTTTCGCTCAGGCCCAGCTTGAGAAAAGACTGCATCGGCGTACCTTCACGCCCGTTCATCAGGGTCATCTTGATCATACTGTCCGAGGCCGCGGCGAGAAAACCCTTATTGTTCAGGGCCGGAGCGATCACCGGCAGGTCACGCGGCCGCGAGAAGGTCACGCCGGTACCCTTGCCCCCCTCACCGTTGGCACCGTGGCAACTGGCGCAGTACTTTGTATACAGGCGAGCGCCGTTTTTCTCGTCACCGCGCACCGAACTCAGTGTGACGGCAGCGGCCGGCACCGTGGCAAAACCGCGCACATACTTAACAATAGCCTCTATTTGCGCGTCACTCAGGTATTTGAACGGCGGCATCACCCGTCCCTCGCGCCCATAACGGATGGTCTTGAAGAGGTACTCATCCGGCACGCTTTTCAGGAAGGCCGGCAGCGCCAGCGGGATACCGACGCCACCCTGGCCGTCATAGCCATGGCAACTGGCACAGTTCTGGTCATACAGGGCCTCGCCATCCGGGGCGGCTACGGCCACTGACAGCATCAACCCTGTAGAGAGGGCCAGAAGCACACGCCACAGG
Proteins encoded:
- a CDS encoding FKBP-type peptidyl-prolyl cis-trans isomerase encodes the protein MQIADKKVVTLNYTLRDDQDTVIDSSQDGSFVYLHGASNIIPGLEKALTSKSVNDELSVTVEPAEGYGERNPEMSQVVSIEMFDDAEDIEVGRQFHAASPDGQPVVVTVTAVEDGNVTVDGNHPLAGVTLFFEVKVMDIRDASEEEIAHGHVHGPDGHHH
- a CDS encoding DUF302 domain-containing protein is translated as MKRLLLIGLLVCSWLAGPAYAEDLLMFRSKQTFPEAMLALQGSIVEHGYIVSRVQRVDIGLTKSGYKTDKYRIVFFGKPSEVNAIKFAEPELIPYLPLKIAIFAEGQETMLVAANPVQYASFVRNTNIADILKRWENDLRSIFNDVQ
- a CDS encoding c-type cytochrome, translating into MRGYVSKGLWRVLLALSTGLMLSVAVAAPDGEALYDQNCASCHGYDGQGGVGIPLALPAFLKSVPDEYLFKTIRYGREGRVMPPFKYLSDAQIEAIVKYVRGFATVPAAAVTLSSVRGDEKNGARLYTKYCASCHGANGEGGKGTGVTFSRPRDLPVIAPALNNKGFLAAASDSMIKMTLMNGREGTPMQSFLKLGLSETDINDIVTHVRHFERSEISSISINNDKEQAVLVQDSPYDLETTVNNVKAAAVAANYRIILTQPFDKGLAKEGKESQKEVVIYFCNFGLLNSVLALDPRVGIFLPCRVTVVEREGKVKVMSINPRHMSALYNNTELDKACDEMTAIYKNILEEATL